One genomic window of Streptomyces sp. NBC_01498 includes the following:
- a CDS encoding Lrp/AsnC family transcriptional regulator, with the protein MAAEQMAGEWGTGGQEPPPRPLDAIDRDILRILQADGRASVRSVAERVHVSRANAYARINRLVEDRVIRGFGARINHERAGQGASAYITLKIVQNSWRTVREQLQELPGATHIALVSGDFDVLLLVHAPDNRTLRELVLTRLQSIPEVLSTRTLLVFEETDLDQNAPPAP; encoded by the coding sequence ATGGCGGCTGAACAAATGGCCGGGGAGTGGGGAACGGGCGGGCAGGAGCCGCCACCCCGGCCGCTGGACGCGATCGACCGCGACATCCTGCGCATCCTCCAGGCGGACGGCCGCGCCTCGGTGCGCTCCGTGGCCGAGCGGGTCCATGTGTCGCGCGCCAACGCGTACGCCCGGATCAACCGGCTCGTCGAGGACCGCGTCATCCGGGGTTTCGGTGCTCGGATCAACCATGAACGGGCAGGTCAGGGCGCCTCCGCGTACATCACCCTGAAGATCGTGCAGAACTCGTGGCGGACCGTCCGCGAGCAGCTCCAGGAGCTGCCGGGAGCCACCCACATCGCCCTGGTCAGCGGCGATTTCGATGTGCTGCTGCTGGTCCACGCCCCGGACAACCGCACGCTGCGCGAACTGGTGCTGACCCGGCTCCAGTCGATCCCCGAGGTGCTGTCCACCCGCACGCTGCTGGTCTTCGAGGAGACCGACCTCGACCAGAACGCCCCGCCCGCGCCCTGA